From Eremothecium sinecaudum strain ATCC 58844 chromosome III, complete sequence:
AGACCCAAATTCGAATGGAGTGAATTCAAACACTATGTTGCGCTGCTCTTCATTCTTGCAATTTGCAATTATGATTGGCACTGGAGCACTGAATTTCTTAACACTCTCACTCTGCTCAAAGAGTTTTGACATAGAACTGCTAGCAGATTTATTGTATATTTTCTTCCATAATGCTCGGCCCCAGTAGTCGGTGAATGAGACAGGGAACCCCATAATCTTTTTAGGCCGGACTTCTGAATGCAAATTGATGTAGAATCCAAGGACTTTTCTGAAGCTTGAGAAGGACCCGATGATGTCTTCTAGCTTCTTGTCATGCGTGCCCGTGTTGGTGTCATTGTTGCCTTTAAAGACATCACCAAGCGTTTCTGTGAATTTTAGTAGGGTCTCTAAAGACCGTTTATCCAGTTTAGACGACGATTTATAGATGGAATCGAGACCTTCACGTACGTCCATTACGGACGAGTCAAAATTGCTCTCATCAAGCTTTCTCTTCCATACTGTTGCGTGTTCTTTTAACTCATTGTAAAATGCATCGTCCATAAAAACCTCCTGTCTGCTGGCGGCGGCATCAAGCTGCTGGATAATTTCCCTATTCTGGAACTCAAAGTTCGGCACACCTTCCAACAAGCTACTTCCAATATTCCACTTTTGGAGCTCTGAAATGTTGAAGTTCGTTAGTAAGAGCTTCATTACGGTCCAACTACCGCCAGAAATACTTGCGATATAACTTGAGACGTCGAATAATCCGTAATTCTGCATGCCTAGGAGAAATCCAGAGCTTGTTAACATTGACCGATACCCTCCTCCGGAAACAGCGGTAGCCATATTCGCTGGACTGTTGGAACTTAGTCGAAGGAATTCATTCATATTAAATTCCGGGATATTAACTTTCTGTAGAAACTTCACCAAATGGTTCTGCGTTAGATAATGATGATTCCTCACATATGTAGCCTCCTGTGAGCTCAATCCTTTCTGTTAGGCGTGTTAGTAGGTGTTCATACTCGCTAAAGTAGTAAAGGTATTATCATAGCGTCAAATACATTAGCATCCCTTATTAGAGGTTCATCAGGACATTTCACATCATGAGGGCTATACACATCAGATATAGCATTGGCTATTGAAAGTAATGGGACAATTAACGTAAAGATCTTCATAATGTGTCCACTGCTTTTGGTTTCTTTAATCGTAAATTCTTTTGTGGATAGCTTGGTTTTAATATGTAGAGAGACCAAAACGTCGTCAAAGAGGTATCAACTAATATCAAGATCTGTCAATATCGTCAGACAGGCCAGTCGTATGATCCAAAGTTCACCTTATAGACGTTTATCGTCAATATTGGCACGAATTAATAAGAGTGTCAGTGCCAATTACCtaattaaatattaaaaCAAGCCAATTAAAAAATTAGAACATTCTATTACGACATgtatataaataaattaCACAATATACAATACATAATTGAAAAGAAAACCAAGACTTTATACCTGAGGTTGTGTGCATCGCACTTACAACTCGTCGTCAGACGAAACATATGCGTCACCCAActccttcttcttcttcattctctccttcttcttctttctcaATTCAGCAGATGAtagcttcttcttcttcttaCCACCAGAAATCTTGTTACCCATAGCATCGAACttgtcttcttcatcttccttCTTCTCGATTCTTGGACCAGAACCTTGACCGCTGACCCAGTTGTGACCGGATGGAGTCATCAAACCGTCCTTGACGGCCCAGACTTCTTCGGTCAAGTTCTTAGTGAACTCAGCAGAGTGGGTAATGATGATGACACCACCTTCGAAAGCCTTCAAAGCCTTGGACAAAGCACCCAAAGAGTCTCTGTCCAAATAGTTGGTAGGTTCATCCAAGACAATCAAGTGAGGTCTTTGCCAGGTACAAGCAGCCAAGACCAACTTGACCTTTTGACCACCGGACAAACCTCTAATTCTGGAGTGGGAGACCAATTCAGCATCCAAACCCAACATACTACAGTGCTCTTCGATTTCCTTTCTGGTCAAAGGTCTGAATTGACCGGAAGCCAAAGCTTCCTTCATGTCGACTTCAGCAACCATCTTAGCGTGGGATTCGATCAATTCACCTCTTGGCAACCAAGCGTTGTCAACAGACATCATTGGGACCCATCTCTCGGACTTCATACCAAGGTTTTCACCCAACATGAAAGAACATTCGTACTCGTAAGTGTTCTTGAACTTTCTTCTGGAGTGAATACCAGCGATTCTTCTTGGAGTACCATCAATCTTGAAGATCTTGTTCATAGATTGAGTGTCATCCTCGTTGATCTGTCTGTTAGCTCTGTCCATAGTTTCTCTATCTTCACCAGTTTGGAATCTCCATTGGATATATTCGGATGGAGTTTTGTCCAAATGGCTTTCAATATGTGCAAAAGCGTGTTGTTTAATGTAAGCAATTCTACAGTTCTCGTGGGTGTAGACTTCACCTTCAGTTGGCAATAGTTCACCGGTCAAGACGTTGATCAAAGTAGACTTACCAGCACCGTTTGGACCAATAACTGCAATTCTGGAGGACAAAGAACACTGGAAGTTAATTCCGGAGATTTGTGGCTTAGAAGTACCTGGGTACTGGAAACTCATGTTAGAGACCTTGACGATAGCCTTTTGCTTGGTCTTAACACCTTCCAAGTAACCTGGCTCTGGGAATCTGAATTCCAATTCAGATGCACCCAATTCGTAGTAAGACTTAGCACTTGGGCACTTTTTGACGAATTCGGACAAGTTACCCTTGTACTTTCTCAACTTCAAACCTTCGTAGTGGATAATGTATTGACAGACGTTGTCCAAGAAACCAGAGTCGTGAGAAACAACGATAGAAGTAATACCACAGGTCTTCAAGTAGTTGACTAACCAAGCAACGTTAACAGTGTCCAAATGGTTGGTTGGTTCATCCAACAACAAGATGTCTGCGTTCTTCAACACAGCTCTGGCCAAAGCCAACTTCATCTTCCAACCACCAGACAAGGACATAATTGGCATAGCAATCATTTCGTCGGAGAAACCGAATTCTCTCAACTTCTCAGTAATGACCTCCTTAGTACCAACGTCACCTTGATAAACGAAGTCAAGAACAGAGGTATCAGCTTGAGTACCGTCAATATCGTGCTCGACGTAGACAGTTCTACATTCTTCTTGGGTTGGGAAACCATCGACTTGACCGTTAGCAATAGCTCTCATCAAGGTAGACTTACCAGCACCGTTAGGACCACACAAACCATATATTCTGCTTCTCTTCAATCTCAATTGGGTCTTGTTCAACAAGATCTTAGCACCGTAGGCCAAAGAGAACTCACAGTTACACAAGTCCTCACCTTCGTCTTCCTCGTCGTCAAAGTTTGGACCAACTGGAATGTTGTCAACGGCTCTCTTTCTGAACTCGTCGATGATGTCCTTAGCTTCTCTCTCGTGCATGAAGACAGTCATGTAAGGGGTAACATGAGTGAACCAAGCTTGTTGGTCAATGATTCTTTCATCGATCAATTCACCAGCAATACCAGCAATGTATTCAACAACTGGAGCAAATCTTGGCTCGATGGTCTTGTCCTTGGTCAACTCATCGAACACGGCTCTGGTGGTAGCAACATCACCGGCGTGAGAAACCTCTGGCAAGACATCGTCTTCGCTAACGTTACCGACACGTCTCAAGGTCTTCAAACCCCTCAAAGTAACTTCACGGGCTTCTGGGTCAGCAATAGTAGCAAAGTTGTTCTTCAAACCAGGCAACAACTTCTCCAAGAAAGGAGCAACAACTTGTGGGTCTTCGACCAACTTACACATGTTGTCAATAATAACGGCAGCCTTACGCTTGATAGATGTTTCTCTCTCAGCCAAACCTCTGTTCAACAATGGAACCATAATAGATAAGGTAGCTGGAGTAACTTCAGTAACGAAAGTAGTAGCACCCAACAAGTGCACGGTTTCTGGAACTTCCTTAGGATCAGCGATACATTCGATCAACTTTGGAATGAAACGCTCGATATCCTTGTTTTCAACAGTTTCAGTGGACTTAGTCATGGTGGCAGTAGCCGCCTGCTTGACTTCCTTCTTAGTATCCCACATAGCCTCGGATAGCGCTGGGATCAACTCAGGCATTCTTAAGGCAACTTGAGTTTTGCAGGACTCGACCAAAGAAGAGATAGCAGCCAAAATAGAAACCTTTTCTTGCCACTTACTAGTGCTGTTTAGAGCATTTGTCATGTGAGGCAAAATAACCTTTACAGCCACAGCATCAATAGCCTTTGTTATAGCCAACAAAGTCTTAGATGCAATAGCTTGGATGTCTTTATCCTTATCACCACACTTACCGCAGATATCAGGAACCATGTCAACAATGTATGGTTCAACTGATGGAGACAAGTTAGACTCATTTGCGATGTGAGCAATAGCCTCTAAAGCTGCTGCGGCAGTTTTTTTATCACCAACAGCcttcttcaagttcttGAAGAACTCTTCTGGAACATCATGCTCGATGATGTTACCGTTCAAGAAGGATGCAATTTCAGTTGCAGTAGCCTCTCTGTTTTCAGCAGTGGCAACTGACAACTTTTCGAGCAATTCACCTAGAACTTTTATGGATTGGTCAGAATCTGACATGTTAGTTCTGAGCTGTATCTTGCGTTGAAGTCTTCGACAGATTAACAAGAGAAAACAAACAAAAAGAAGTAGAAAGTAAAGGTTAAGAGATGAGATGAgtgaaaatttttttcTTGAAATGTTATATATTGTAACCTCTTTGCCTGGGGTTATGAAAAGAAACGTTCTTCGTACGGCATGACATTTGAAGTTTCCACAAATAGTATACACGTGACCCGGGATAACGGGGAAGAGCGGATTAGCCGCCGAAGGGCGATAAGTTATTCTTGCGGTGGCGACGCTGGATTATGGTGCTATTGTCGAGGCATAGATTGAATGCCTCTTGCTCGAGGTTGTTGAGCGTAGATTTGGCTGTATCTTCATCGGATTCGTGTAGCGCTCCTAGTGCGTGGCCACCCGGAGTGTGCCGCTTCGCCTCTTCTTTACGCTGTACGGCATTAGAAACGTCAAACGCGTCACGCATTACGACAGCTGCCGGAGAATAAAGAAGAGCAGAGTCCTTCTTGTATGGCTTGCGGGTGTGAGAGGAGCGAGGAGTTGGATGGGGGAAGTCTTGGGATGAGTTCGTGGCGTTTAGCCAGGGATCGTTGAGGAATTCATCGATGTCATAACGGTTATTTGGGTTAACTTCGAGGAGTTTTCGGACGGCATTCTTTGCACCGTTACTAATTTCGTCCCACCAGGGTTCCAGGAAGGTATACTGACCCCGGGAGATGAGTTCTGTGAGCACGTCGATTTGCTTGTCGTAGAAGGGAGGGAAACCACAGAGCATGGTGTAGAGGACGCAGCCAATTCCCCACATATCTACCTTCGTGGAGTAGCGCTCGTCCTTCACCACTTCCGGAGCGGTGTATCCGACGGTTCCGCAGGGCGTCTTAGTATTCGAAGAGAAGATTTGCTTTGAGAGGCCGAAGTCTGCGAGTTTGACGACACCAATACCCCCGCCGCCGATATTTGGACGGAAAACTCCCTCGTCGAGCTTGGCTTTGGGATCATCAGATTTGCGCAACTTGGGATGTGGACTGGGGATCAGTTCTATGGGTTCAAATAGAAGATTTTCAGGCTTTATGTCACGATGGACAACGCCGAGAGTGTGCATGTGCTTTACTGCAAGAGCGAGTTGCTTAATGACGTGCCTTGAGAGGTCCTCAGAAAAGTACGTGAACTTGACAATTTCACCAAAAATCTCGCCTCCCACAAGGAGTTCTTGGACGATACAGTAGAGGAATTCTGTTTCCTGAAACTCAATGAACGTTACAATGTGTTTTCCAGACGAGACCATCTTGTGAATAGAAACTTCCTTCAACACCTGCTCCCTAGTGGCAACCTTGACACCTGAGTCGTTACCTTTGGATCTGTCGGTCGAAGATAGCTTTTGCTTGTGAATTATCTTTATGGCAACTTGCTTGTATCGGGATTtggaagagcccagcaCGTGTTTAAGGGGTAACGCTCTGTAGACCTCGGAGAAGGCTCCTTCGCCAATTTTGCTAATGAGTTTGTACCCAGTAATCTCCTTCTGAGCTGGGAAATCTTCCTCTGGCTCttcatcctcttcatcttcatcttcgCCTTCACTTTGCTTCTCTCCACTTCTCTGCTCTGAAACGTCTTCCTCATACTTCTCCTTTACCGGAGGCTTCAAGGACTCAGAGGACTTCCTATCACCAGATTCTTCCTCGTCTACATCACCTTGGTTCTTAGAACCCTGTAAATTGCCGTGCGCCAGCGGAAGATCTGTAGTTAACTTCTCCGGTGTCCCACCATGCTGTTTCCCGTCCGTAGTCGAAGATAAAGCCTTCCAAGGGTACGGCCCGGCATTTTCACTGCCCTTTTGGCAATTCTGATTCTTAGGTTTTCTTCGCCAGAAGTTCTTAAGGTGCTGTTCCGTTTATCGTTAGTATTGTTGAACCAGATCGTTCGCCCTATTATTAGACGACCAATAATAAACAAACAGCAAACACACATACTGTAATCATCACCACATAAAACTGTCTCTACTAACCACTGCTCAAACGTTAAAACGCAACAAACTATATGTATATTTCGCACCACTCGTTATTTAGTAACAGACACCACAGCAATTATAGCGTAATGGGGAAAAATGTAATATAATTTTAACTAAACTGCTCAAAAACCCTTCTAGGTGTAAGCAATACACAATATATTCGCCTTTCAAGGTTCCACTTACTAGAATGGGTTTCTTGAACTTTTTTAACTACTTGTTATAGGTTGTTCGAAGCAGATATTATATAAATAAAGGAGGAAAAATGAAGTTAAACAAATGATTTGTTAGAAAACCGTAGCGTAAACGCAGACATACAACCAAGAAAGAAGTAGATAAGATACTTTAGGGTTACTTTCATACACCTAGGGGCTCTCTAATAACTATCTATTTGTGATAGTTACTTTTACTTTCTTTGCTGCAGAATTTTTCACTTTCTTAGCTAAGATTGCTAACTTGTTGCATTTGAATCTCGCATGTAATACAAAGCTTGAGCTagtttattttaattttagAATAGTGATTGTGAGGTTACGTTAGTTAGTTTTAAAGTGTTATATTTTAGTCTGGTGGTTCCCTTCTAGGCTGTAATAGTTGTTTGGACCGATGAATGGAGAACAGAAGCTGGGGGATATACGAATCTCTGTGAAAGAAAATGAGGTTTGTACGTTTGACATGTGCGGTTCTGACGCTAAGGGTGTGGATAACACCTCTGTAAAGCAGAGGAGGGGTTTAGAGAAAGTATTAGAGCTTTTACGAGTTGTTGTATTTTTTGGAGACGAAGAAACGTCATATTCTGATGACAGTGAGGCAAATATACAGTACTTGGAGATCGAGGAGTTCTCAGAAACTTATTTGACGGTTACTATTGGCGATAAGTTAGTCCTAAAAGTTGATATTGGCAGGTGGGGTTATAAAGAAAAGGAAATATTGAAGGTCGTTTCTCAGAAATGTGTTGAGTATGAGCTTAAAGCGGCGAGATGGAGTAAGCAGCGACATTTAAAGGACAAGACTGGTTTGAAAAAGACAAAGAGGAATGGAAACTTTGTTGCAGATAGGGTTCCAAAGATTTTTCCTGAAATAGAGGTTCCGGTGTGTGTTATTAGGTGGAATGAAACCGGAAGATGGGCGCTGGAACTGAATCTGTCGCTTTGGTTCAAAGAAAATAGCATCAATCACTTTTCTATGGAGACAGTAAGATTTCTAGATACCCTATATTCAGTTGCTCGAGAGCCATTTATGCGCCAGGAGATTACCCATCACTATATACATGGCCAGTTCTTGCACCAGACGACGAGCTACACTAGGAAGATTTTGAACCAGCCTGCTGATCTACTAGAGACACCTTGGTTAAATACAAAGCTACTGCCATTTCAGAAGCAGTCAGTAAAATGGATGATAGATAAAGAAACCAAGATGAAGAGATACTCTGATGTTTTGCGGTTCTTAAACGAACGCGTATCGTATGGTTACGAAATGCTTTTGAATGAATGGTTCTGGAATAAATTCAGTGGCTATATTATTACGAGAGCAGACGCTGATGCACTTTATCAAGACTATCTGAAGAAAGAGGTAAGCGCTCGTGGGCTTTTGTCAGAAGAAATGGGACTAGGTAAGACTATTGAGGTGCTAGCGTTGTTATTGATAAATCCACGCCAGATACCAGATGCCTCACAGCAAAGCTACTTATGTCATTCATATGGGAAGGAAATTTTAAAAGTAAAGACCAACCTTATAATATGTCCTCAGAGTATTCTACAACAGTGGCTAGATGAAATCAAATTGCACATAGTAGACGATTTCTTAACTGTGTATTATTATCGAGGTTTCATCGAAACCAAGCAGGAATTGGGGACAGAGAACATTTCTGAGATTGTCAAAACACTCTCCAAGTTTGATATTATCATTACAACTTATACCACTGTTTCTGCGGAGATTCATTACGCAGCGTATTCCACTTTGGTTAGATCACGTCGTCATAAAGCACCCAAGTATGATTATTCCTCACCGCTTTCGTTGATGCAATTTTATAGAATCATATTGGATGAGGTTCAAATGCTTGGGAGTGATAGTACGAACGCCGCACGGTGTACAAACTTGTTACATAGGGTCCACACTTGGGGAGTGTCTGGAACTCCTATACATTCAATTACGGATTTTAAGACGGTACTGTCGTATTTGCAAATACATCCTTTTTCTGACTTCCCAAAATACATTGATGCTGTATCGAAGAACTATAAAAGGATTAACAGTCAGAGGAAGCGTTCTCCAAACAATGTTAGCATAGAAGAAGACAGGGTTTTTGGAATTAAGTTCGACGTGCATGATATTTTAGATATTGTGCCGAGGTTGGATTTGTGTATTAGGCATGCTAAACACGACATAAAAGATCAAATCCAGATTCCAAAGCAGCACAACTATATTGTGCCTTTAAGGTTTACCCCTATCGAGCAAGATAATTACACAAACCTTTGGAATACGTTTTTGGAAGCTTTTGGATTTGATCAAAATGGCCAGGGTACAAGGCATCTTGAAGCAGCAGGTTTGAACCACTGGCTCTCCGAGCTGCGTAAAACATGCTGTCATGCAACTATGTCTAATAAGCAATTGCTCTCTGATGGTAACATTGGCAGTGGGTTTTCAAATGCCAAGAAAACGGGCAAGGCTTTGTCCTTACCTAATATGGATGACATCTTAAGAACCATGACTGTAAATGTCCAAAACTCCATAGATTCCTTACACAATGAAAACTATTCTTTGAAAATACAATCAGCGCAAGTACTAATGGAGTTAGAAAATAAACCTCGAGAAGCTATACTTGTATTAAAGGAAGTGGAGGCTAAAATCACTGCTGAAATGAAAAATCTCGGAGTTGATGACACATTCGTATTACCAGAAAACAAGCGTTTGGTTTCGGATGATAAAGATGCGAACCAAGACGTATCCAAGGTTAATACCAAATTCAGGACATATATGGATTATTTACATCAGTGTTATTTCTTTATTGCGACTGCCTATTACTTTCTTGGCTCAAAAAGATTGGAGGCTATTGATGAGGAAAATGAGAAACTTAAGCTGACTGGAAAGGATGAAAATTTGAAACAGTATTCTGATATCTACGGAGAACAAGAGATGAAGGAGATCATTGAGTACCAAGAATTGGAAAAAAATCATTACTCTAAGGCTGAAACATTAAGAAAGCGAGTTCTCGCTGTCAGTGCTGAGAAGGTTGAAAGTGAAATAAACACGCTAAAGAAGTACTTCGATAATAAACGAACAATAGAGAAATCTGATATGCAAATGATAGACTTTATATTTGAAGATTACTCTACAAAACTAACTGTTGCCACTTGTTATAAAAATATAAGCGCGCTCTTTAAGGCTATGAATGAACAGGCCGCTCAATTTAACCAACTTTTTAATGAATTGAAATTAACGTCGTTCAAACCAATTGCGCGTGAATACGACGAAActaatgaagaagataaagCCCAAGAGTATGAAAACTCAATTAATGACCAAGATAAAATATTTGGGTTACTAGACTGCTTAGAACGTATACTGTCGAATAGGGATGAAATAATTCATGCAGACGAGACGATAAAGGCTCACAAAAACTCACTAACCACTGCTGAAGTTCTTTCACCTGTTCATATGGAAATGTTAGGTAACCTAAAATTAGTGAATGGAGAACCTCTTCGACGCATATTTGCTGAGTTGAAGAATATATCTATAGTTATGAATCTTGCTTCAGATACTAAGAAGCAGCAAGAAAATTTTGAAGGTTATTTATTGAGTTTTGAACAGCAAATAGGTCGGATTAAGAAGGAGAATGCTTTTATGCGGGAAATGCTAAAAAAGATTAACGCAATTTACAATGTGAAGACAAGCTACTTTACCCAGCTTCAAAAAATATCTGACTCACTTGTATCTCTTATTCAACTTGAACCTGGAGCTAAAGCTACTATCTTACGGAACACAAAAAATGATAACTTATACTTGAGAAATGTGAAGAAGATATCTGTTCTAGAGTCACGTCTAAAATATTTGGGAACATTGACAAAATTAGAGGCCGTAATGCAAAATGAGCAAAAGATCAATTGTGCAATTTGCTTGGGTAAAATTGTGAATGGATCCATAATCAATTGTGGTCACTTCTTTTGTCAACCTTGCATAAAAAGCTGGCTGAAAACAAAGCCGTCTTGCCCGCTATGCAATTCTCATGCAAAATTATCAGAGGTGTACCAATTCAAATTCCAAGAAGAGGAAAGCATTGAAATACTAGAAAAGGGGAACGCTCAGATAGAAAACGCGAAAAGCGAATTAAAACCAAGTTCCAGTAATAACCTCATTCAATTTGATGATCAATCCATATGCTCTAATTACAGTGATCCCGTATATTGGGGTAAGTATAAAATGTACAAGCACATTGATAAGATCCATCAAATGGTAGCAAGTGTAAATTATGGATCTAAGGTTGATTTTGTTATTAAGTTGATCAAATATCTGCAATTGCAGCACGAAAATACCCCAGGGCAAAAATCCCCACTCCAATTTGTAATATACTCACAATATACCGATTTACTGGATATCTTAGGGAGTGTCATGAAACTTAACTCCATCAATTATGTATCAACGAACAAGAAGAATTACAAATTTTCCAAGGTTGTTgaaaactttaaaaatAATCCGGACATATCTTGTATTCTGCTAAATGTTAAACTTCAAGCTAATGGGTTAACTTTAGTTAATGCTTCACATGTGTTCTTACTAGACCCGATAATTAATATCGGGGATGAGCTTCAAGCTGTTAATAGAATCCACAGAATAGGACAGAAAAGGGAAACTTGTGTCTGGAATTTTATAATCCTGAATACTGTCGAAGAGAACattataaaatataaatcTACTCTTGAAAGGAAGCGGCTTGAAGATCAAAAGGAATCAATGGGTATTAAAAATGAAGATACATTACGCTCGGTTAgtgatgaagaagatttaACTGACTCTAATGAAATTGACGAGAAATATAATTTAAACGAAATGGGAGACGAAAGTGTATCTGAAAAACACATTTGGAGCTGCTTTTTTAGTAGCTAGGTTTTTGTATCATTATGTCGAAGTGATTACTATTCTGGAGGAAGCTCATTTACTTATATTCGTCGATGGTGAAGTGTAGCGTAATATGGACCTAATTGGATAAAAAATAGAATATATGGGAACGTTGAAATAAAGTTTTAAGTTTCTAGAACATATAAATAATTTGATTATCCATTAAATGTATAATACAAAGATGAAACTGTTTTAGGATCTGCGTTAAGCCTTAGTATTAATGATTAAAAGAGTCATGATAAAAAGCAGACATGGAACTAACGCTAGGTTACAATTTAGATTTAATGTCGAAAAACCGTTAgtaaaataataatatatactatagtaatataataatattcAGTGTTTTTAATGGGATACTACAATGAATAATGTTGCGTCCAGGCTATTAAATTTTGCTCGTATCATTAACAATTACCTTTTGTGCTGCAACCATAAATTAATTATGATTTTTACAGTTGCAATTAGTGTAGATGTTACCGATGCTGTACCTGCAGTTAACGGAATGTAACATTGTTTATATTTAAGCTTTTTTCTCTTGACCTGAGATCTTTGTAGGCTGGAACTGCTGTGAAGACAATTGTGGATACACAACGTTTTTTAGGTTATTAGAGTCCGTAGTATTAGAATTATTGGAACCCGCAAACTGAGTTTGCTGAAAAAACAATGGGTCTAAGCTGTTACTACTAATAGAATTATTTCCAGTAACTGAGATCAATTGCTGTGCATATGAATTGCCCGTTGCAAATGAATTTTCTTCCATGTTTGTAATTGCTCCATTATTTGATACAGGTAACATCATACCCATAGAGTTCATAAATTCCAACTGTTGCATATTTGGTTGCTGGAAATCTTTTTGCTGCTTTTGTTGAGTCGTTggttgctgctgctgctgctgctgagGAGGCGGTTGTTTTTGAAGCTGTCcttgctgctgttgctgttgctgttgctgttgctgctgtttttgaagctgtgcttgttgttgttgttgttgttgttgttgttgttgttgttgttgttgttgttgttgttgttgttgttgttgttgttgttgttgttgttgttgttgttgttgctgctgctgctgctgctgctgttgctgctgctgctgagATTTTTGTAACTGCTGCTGTCCttgctgttgctgctgttgctgctgctgctgagATTTTTGTAACTGCTGCTGTCCTTGCTGCTGTTTTTGAAGCTGTGcttgttgttgttgttgttgttgttgttgttgctgctgctgctgctgctgctgctgctgcgattgttgctgctgtggttgttgttgctgctgctgttggGGTTGAGTTTGCTGTTGTTGAGTCTGTTGTTGAggctgctgttgctgttgcttCTGCTGTTGCTGAAGCTTACTCCAGTTTAATTGTGCTTGTTGATTGCCAGAGCTTAACGGCCGCCTTGGATCTGATTTTGTCAAAACCCTAGTGCCATTTTTTCCTAATGGAGTGCTGGAAGTGAAATTATTAATTATTGGTATATTATTGTTGC
This genomic window contains:
- the IRC20 gene encoding E3 ubiquitin-protein ligase IRC20 (Syntenic homolog of Ashbya gossypii AAL030C; Syntenic homolog of Saccharomyces cerevisiae YLR247C (IRC20)), which encodes MNGEQKLGDIRISVKENEVCTFDMCGSDAKGVDNTSVKQRRGLEKVLELLRVVVFFGDEETSYSDDSEANIQYLEIEEFSETYLTVTIGDKLVLKVDIGRWGYKEKEILKVVSQKCVEYELKAARWSKQRHLKDKTGLKKTKRNGNFVADRVPKIFPEIEVPVCVIRWNETGRWALELNLSLWFKENSINHFSMETVRFLDTLYSVAREPFMRQEITHHYIHGQFLHQTTSYTRKILNQPADLLETPWLNTKLLPFQKQSVKWMIDKETKMKRYSDVLRFLNERVSYGYEMLLNEWFWNKFSGYIITRADADALYQDYLKKEVSARGLLSEEMGLGKTIEVLALLLINPRQIPDASQQSYLCHSYGKEILKVKTNLIICPQSILQQWLDEIKLHIVDDFLTVYYYRGFIETKQELGTENISEIVKTLSKFDIIITTYTTVSAEIHYAAYSTLVRSRRHKAPKYDYSSPLSLMQFYRIILDEVQMLGSDSTNAARCTNLLHRVHTWGVSGTPIHSITDFKTVLSYLQIHPFSDFPKYIDAVSKNYKRINSQRKRSPNNVSIEEDRVFGIKFDVHDILDIVPRLDLCIRHAKHDIKDQIQIPKQHNYIVPLRFTPIEQDNYTNLWNTFLEAFGFDQNGQGTRHLEAAGLNHWLSELRKTCCHATMSNKQLLSDGNIGSGFSNAKKTGKALSLPNMDDILRTMTVNVQNSIDSLHNENYSLKIQSAQVLMELENKPREAILVLKEVEAKITAEMKNLGVDDTFVLPENKRLVSDDKDANQDVSKVNTKFRTYMDYLHQCYFFIATAYYFLGSKRLEAIDEENEKLKLTGKDENLKQYSDIYGEQEMKEIIEYQELEKNHYSKAETLRKRVLAVSAEKVESEINTLKKYFDNKRTIEKSDMQMIDFIFEDYSTKLTVATCYKNISALFKAMNEQAAQFNQLFNELKLTSFKPIAREYDETNEEDKAQEYENSINDQDKIFGLLDCLERILSNRDEIIHADETIKAHKNSLTTAEVLSPVHMEMLGNLKLVNGEPLRRIFAELKNISIVMNLASDTKKQQENFEGYLLSFEQQIGRIKKENAFMREMLKKINAIYNVKTSYFTQLQKISDSLVSLIQLEPGAKATILRNTKNDNLYLRNVKKISVLESRLKYLGTLTKLEAVMQNEQKINCAICLGKIVNGSIINCGHFFCQPCIKSWLKTKPSCPLCNSHAKLSEVYQFKFQEEESIEILEKGNAQIENAKSELKPSSSNNLIQFDDQSICSNYSDPVYWGKYKMYKHIDKIHQMVASVNYGSKVDFVIKLIKYLQLQHENTPGQKSPLQFVIYSQYTDLLDILGSVMKLNSINYVSTNKKNYKFSKVVENFKNNPDISCILLNVKLQANGLTLVNASHVFLLDPIINIGDELQAVNRIHRIGQKRETCVWNFIILNTVEENIIKYKSTLERKRLEDQKESMGIKNEDTLRSVSDEEDLTDSNEIDEKYNLNEMGDESVSEKHIWSCFFSS